In Cystobacter fuscus DSM 2262, one DNA window encodes the following:
- a CDS encoding sigma-54-dependent transcriptional regulator, which yields MSATKGRVLVVEDEREMRALLEKGLTRRGFVPTVLGSAAEAFALLESEDFDTVLTDLRMPGMDGIALCERIALNRPDIPVVVVTAFGSLETAVAAIRAGAYDFVTKPVDLDALALVLERAVRHRALREEVRRLRRALGEVSTEGGVVGESLALRRVYELIDRVADSDTSVLVTGESGTGKEVAARALHERGRRRAGPFVAINCAAMPEALLESELFGHVRGAFTDAKTSRSGLFVKANGGTLFLDEVGELPLTLQPKLLRALQERTVRPVGGETEVAFDARIVAATNRDLELAVEEGRFREDLYYRLNVIGLELPPLRARGNDVLLLAQRFLEHFATRSGKRVVGLSPAVAQRLLAYSWPGNVRELQNCIERAVALTAYEQLTVEDLPDRIRDYRAPNPQTQNQDVSELVSLEEMERRYIQRVMETVGGSRTLASRILGVDRKTLYRKLGRRHPAAGAEDKDDAKE from the coding sequence ATGAGCGCGACGAAGGGCCGCGTGCTGGTCGTCGAGGACGAGCGCGAGATGCGAGCGCTCCTGGAGAAGGGCCTGACGCGCCGGGGCTTCGTGCCCACGGTGCTCGGCAGCGCCGCCGAGGCCTTCGCGCTGCTGGAGTCGGAGGACTTCGACACGGTGCTCACGGACCTGCGGATGCCGGGCATGGATGGGATCGCGCTGTGCGAGCGCATCGCGCTCAACCGTCCGGACATCCCCGTGGTGGTGGTGACGGCGTTTGGAAGCCTGGAGACAGCGGTGGCGGCCATCCGCGCGGGCGCGTACGACTTCGTGACGAAGCCGGTGGACCTGGACGCGCTGGCGCTGGTGCTGGAACGGGCGGTGCGGCACCGGGCGCTGCGCGAGGAGGTGAGGCGGTTGCGCCGGGCGCTGGGCGAGGTGTCCACGGAAGGGGGCGTGGTGGGCGAGAGCCTCGCGCTGCGCCGGGTGTACGAGCTCATCGACCGGGTGGCGGACTCGGACACGTCGGTGCTGGTGACGGGCGAGAGCGGCACGGGCAAGGAGGTGGCCGCGCGGGCGTTGCATGAGCGGGGCCGGCGCCGGGCGGGGCCCTTCGTGGCCATCAACTGCGCGGCCATGCCCGAGGCGCTGCTGGAGAGTGAGTTGTTCGGCCACGTGCGGGGGGCGTTCACGGACGCGAAGACGTCGCGCTCGGGCCTGTTCGTGAAGGCCAACGGCGGCACGCTGTTCCTCGACGAGGTGGGGGAGTTGCCGCTCACGCTCCAGCCCAAGCTGCTGAGGGCGCTGCAGGAGCGCACGGTGCGCCCGGTGGGCGGCGAGACGGAGGTGGCCTTCGACGCGCGCATCGTCGCCGCCACCAACCGGGACCTGGAGCTGGCGGTGGAGGAGGGACGCTTCCGCGAGGACCTGTACTACCGGCTCAACGTCATCGGCCTGGAGCTGCCGCCGCTGCGGGCCCGGGGCAATGACGTGTTGCTGCTGGCGCAGCGCTTCCTGGAACACTTCGCCACGCGCAGCGGCAAGCGGGTGGTGGGGTTGAGCCCCGCGGTGGCCCAGCGGCTCCTGGCCTACAGCTGGCCCGGCAACGTGCGCGAGTTGCAGAACTGCATCGAGCGCGCGGTGGCGCTCACGGCCTACGAGCAGCTCACGGTGGAGGATCTGCCGGATCGCATCCGGGACTACCGCGCGCCCAATCCCCAGACACAGAACCAGGACGTGTCCGAGCTGGTGTCACTGGAGGAGATGGAGCGGCGCTACATCCAGCGCGTCATGGAGACGGTGGGCGGCAGCCGGACACTCGCCTCGCGCATCCTCGGCGTGGATCGCAAGACGCTCTACCGCAAGCTCGGCCGCCGCCACCCCGCCGCCGGGGCGGAGGACAAGGACGACGCCAAGGAATAG
- a CDS encoding protein kinase domain-containing protein: MGKSGDDEQGDQQPSRESFEDSDFGDSLLKEVADSSPKHAFRRLVPGEHLGGLDGRRFEILQRLGEGAMGQVFRARDEELQRVVALKLLFPREELAGMALREARAIAQLDHENIVRIFDISEWAEGPGRPLVPVLVMECLEGESLAAVLQREKRLAPWRALDIMRGVAAGLAHAHQHHIVHRDLKPSNVFITRQGTVKLLDFGLAWLTGGPSALPHLPTAGTPAYMAPEQWRARTVDERTDLWAAGILLYELLTGELPYPSMNMEELRAQVLSPEPVPPLRARHPELRGELESLLSLVLAKEPSQRLLSAEELSEELRELGEQLRPGREAPLSVAPQRRQVTLVSCRMEGLSALAEEMDPEDFSELEATFHQCASKVMQRHGGFVHLCMGDEALACFGYPVAREGDSERAVLAGLALPAAVREVLQGKVPPGSHAVLSARVGIYTDMVVLDDILPELRGRTPTMQGEAPRVVAWLARQAGPDEVVIGPNTHNLVRRAFDTEPLGSRTFDGRRALAVHRVLRSREAIIRFERALKGGGTLTPLVGRERELGRLLDAWRRARERQGSYLLLSGEAGIGKSRLIQELIERVSPERPMLLRLQCWSQYSTSALHPVIEVLQRNWLRPERSRQENLRVVETQFQQRGLSPLQVRLLAALMSLPVAEDSPHLRLTPQRQKEETLEGLTSLLMWNAGEQPVLVVVEDLHWADPSSLQMLDYMREKVERARILFVLSARPEFHPPWTQGPGFESISLERLPAASTEQLVKEVTRGQSLPEEAMRQLVARTDGVPLFVEEMTRVLLEGGASASIPVTLQELLLARLDSLPRRQKQLAQLCALVGRTFSQALLVILTGQSEPALRRDLMGLVSAGLLQVQTDNAEPTYQFRHALIQEAACQSQPRGTRRHYHRKIAHVLEKHFPGVAETRPELLAHHYEEAQEFQPAIHYWKKGGMLASLRSANEEAVSHLTQALKLLRSLPDATELTKEELQLLIALGVPLVQVKGYQSTEVESTYARAQALFRQVGEELPRLELGFWGSFAYYSARGRFDDAHEVAKLLVSLGESKNNHELLCMGHRMMATNFFVWGEIAQSLSHVEQARADMDFDLERHRQIAVRQWVNPRVAVLAYGTLPLSAAGQEVRARLFTREAMELASRIGHPHTMALALTYCAIGSQLRWDASTTLALTEQCIPLAREHRFLLWYLWPSLLRAWALSELGRPEEGLALMQQGQKQWEHSGLLAGSHHNLGMMATIHLRLGQAREGLAVVGDALAAAATIKEYSYLPELHRARGELLRLAGREKEARAAFLEAIHFAHEHGMFAYEQRARASLSGTHQDSKPHENHSHGS; encoded by the coding sequence ATGGGGAAGAGTGGCGACGACGAGCAGGGCGACCAACAACCCTCCCGTGAGTCATTCGAGGACTCGGATTTCGGGGACTCGCTCCTGAAAGAGGTGGCTGACTCCTCCCCGAAGCACGCGTTCCGCCGTCTGGTGCCCGGAGAGCACCTGGGAGGCTTGGACGGACGCCGCTTCGAGATCCTCCAGCGCCTGGGAGAGGGCGCCATGGGTCAGGTCTTCCGCGCCCGGGACGAGGAATTACAGCGCGTGGTGGCGCTCAAGCTCCTCTTCCCCCGCGAGGAGCTGGCGGGCATGGCGTTGCGGGAGGCACGGGCCATTGCCCAACTGGACCACGAGAACATCGTCCGCATCTTCGACATCTCCGAGTGGGCGGAGGGACCGGGCAGGCCTCTGGTGCCCGTGCTCGTCATGGAGTGTCTGGAGGGCGAGTCGCTCGCGGCGGTGCTGCAACGCGAGAAGCGGCTCGCACCGTGGCGCGCGCTGGACATCATGCGCGGGGTGGCGGCCGGGCTGGCGCACGCGCACCAACATCACATCGTCCACCGCGACCTCAAGCCGAGCAATGTCTTCATCACCCGACAGGGCACGGTGAAATTGCTCGACTTTGGACTGGCATGGTTGACGGGAGGACCCTCGGCGCTGCCGCACCTGCCCACCGCCGGGACTCCCGCCTACATGGCGCCGGAGCAATGGCGCGCGCGGACGGTGGACGAGCGCACCGACCTCTGGGCCGCGGGCATCCTCTTGTATGAGTTGCTCACCGGAGAGCTGCCCTACCCCTCCATGAACATGGAGGAGCTACGCGCGCAGGTGCTGTCGCCGGAGCCGGTGCCGCCACTGCGCGCGCGCCACCCCGAGCTGCGTGGGGAGCTGGAATCGCTCCTGTCCCTGGTGCTGGCCAAGGAGCCCTCGCAACGGCTGTTGTCGGCCGAGGAGCTGAGCGAGGAGCTGCGCGAACTGGGAGAGCAGCTCCGGCCGGGACGCGAGGCCCCTCTGTCCGTGGCGCCTCAGCGACGCCAGGTGACGCTGGTGTCGTGCCGGATGGAGGGGCTGTCCGCACTGGCGGAGGAAATGGATCCAGAGGACTTCAGCGAGCTGGAGGCCACCTTCCACCAGTGTGCGTCGAAGGTGATGCAGCGCCACGGAGGCTTCGTCCACCTGTGCATGGGGGACGAGGCACTGGCCTGTTTCGGCTACCCGGTGGCACGCGAGGGGGACTCGGAGCGCGCGGTGCTCGCGGGCCTGGCGCTGCCCGCCGCCGTGCGAGAAGTCCTCCAGGGGAAGGTGCCGCCGGGAAGTCACGCGGTGCTGTCGGCGCGGGTGGGCATCTACACGGACATGGTGGTGCTGGACGACATCCTCCCCGAGTTGCGCGGGCGCACCCCCACCATGCAGGGGGAGGCGCCCCGGGTGGTGGCGTGGCTGGCGCGGCAGGCCGGGCCGGACGAAGTGGTGATCGGCCCCAACACGCACAACCTCGTGCGGCGTGCCTTCGACACGGAGCCGCTCGGCTCGAGGACGTTCGACGGCAGGCGCGCGCTGGCCGTGCACCGCGTGCTGCGCTCGCGCGAGGCCATCATCCGCTTCGAGCGGGCGCTCAAGGGGGGCGGGACATTGACCCCGCTGGTGGGCCGCGAGCGGGAGCTGGGTCGCCTGCTCGACGCGTGGCGGCGCGCCCGTGAGCGGCAGGGGAGCTATCTGCTGCTGTCTGGCGAGGCCGGCATCGGCAAATCCCGCCTCATCCAGGAGCTGATCGAGCGGGTGTCACCGGAGCGGCCCATGCTGCTGCGGCTCCAGTGTTGGAGCCAGTACAGCACCAGCGCGCTGCACCCCGTCATCGAGGTGTTGCAGCGCAACTGGCTTCGCCCGGAGCGCTCGCGCCAGGAGAACCTGCGCGTGGTGGAGACGCAATTCCAGCAACGGGGCTTGTCGCCCCTCCAGGTGCGGCTGCTGGCCGCGCTGATGTCGCTGCCAGTGGCCGAGGACTCGCCGCACCTGCGCCTCACCCCGCAGCGGCAGAAGGAAGAGACGCTGGAGGGGCTGACATCGCTGCTCATGTGGAACGCCGGGGAGCAGCCGGTTCTGGTGGTGGTGGAGGACCTGCACTGGGCGGATCCCTCCTCGCTGCAAATGCTCGACTACATGCGGGAAAAGGTGGAGCGGGCGCGCATCCTCTTCGTCCTCAGCGCGCGCCCGGAGTTCCACCCACCGTGGACCCAAGGCCCGGGCTTCGAGTCCATCTCGCTGGAGAGGCTGCCCGCGGCCAGTACCGAGCAACTGGTGAAGGAGGTGACGCGCGGCCAGTCGCTGCCGGAGGAGGCGATGCGGCAACTGGTGGCCCGAACGGACGGCGTTCCGCTCTTCGTGGAGGAGATGACACGCGTGCTCCTGGAGGGCGGAGCATCGGCCTCCATCCCCGTGACGCTCCAGGAGTTGCTGCTGGCGCGGCTGGACTCGCTGCCCAGGCGGCAGAAACAGCTCGCGCAGTTGTGTGCACTGGTGGGGCGAACCTTCTCCCAGGCGCTGCTCGTCATCCTCACGGGCCAGAGCGAGCCCGCGCTGCGCCGGGACTTGATGGGACTGGTGTCCGCCGGGCTGCTCCAGGTCCAGACCGACAACGCCGAGCCCACCTACCAGTTCCGTCACGCCCTCATCCAGGAGGCCGCGTGCCAGTCCCAGCCCCGGGGCACGCGGCGGCACTATCACCGGAAGATCGCCCACGTGCTGGAGAAGCACTTCCCTGGGGTGGCGGAGACGCGGCCCGAGCTGCTGGCCCACCACTACGAGGAGGCCCAGGAGTTCCAACCCGCCATCCATTATTGGAAGAAGGGCGGCATGCTCGCCAGCCTGCGTTCCGCCAACGAGGAGGCGGTGAGCCACCTCACCCAGGCGCTGAAGCTGCTACGCAGCCTGCCGGACGCCACGGAACTCACGAAGGAGGAACTGCAACTGCTCATCGCCTTGGGCGTTCCGCTGGTGCAGGTGAAAGGATACCAGTCGACCGAGGTGGAGAGCACGTACGCGCGGGCGCAGGCGCTCTTCCGCCAGGTGGGCGAGGAGCTGCCACGGTTGGAGCTGGGCTTCTGGGGCTCGTTCGCCTACTACTCCGCGCGAGGCAGGTTTGACGACGCGCACGAGGTGGCCAAACTGCTGGTGAGCCTGGGAGAGAGCAAGAACAACCACGAACTGCTCTGCATGGGCCACCGGATGATGGCGACGAACTTCTTCGTCTGGGGGGAGATCGCCCAATCCCTGAGCCACGTGGAGCAGGCACGGGCGGACATGGACTTCGACCTCGAGCGGCACCGGCAGATCGCCGTGCGCCAGTGGGTGAACCCGCGCGTGGCCGTGCTGGCCTATGGCACGCTTCCGCTCTCCGCCGCCGGCCAGGAGGTCCGGGCCAGGCTCTTCACTCGCGAGGCGATGGAACTGGCCAGCCGCATCGGCCACCCGCACACGATGGCCCTCGCGCTCACCTACTGCGCCATCGGCAGCCAGTTGCGCTGGGATGCGAGCACCACGCTGGCGCTCACCGAGCAGTGCATCCCACTCGCGCGCGAGCACCGCTTCCTCCTGTGGTACCTGTGGCCCTCGTTGCTACGGGCCTGGGCCCTGTCCGAGTTGGGGCGCCCCGAGGAGGGGCTGGCTCTGATGCAGCAGGGCCAGAAGCAGTGGGAGCACTCCGGCCTCCTCGCGGGCTCGCACCACAACCTGGGGATGATGGCAACCATCCACCTGCGACTGGGACAGGCGAGGGAAGGACTGGCCGTGGTGGGCGACGCGCTGGCGGCGGCGGCAACGATAAAAGAGTATTCGTACCTGCCCGAACTGCATCGCGCCCGGGGCGAATTGCTGCGGCTGGCGGGCCGGGAGAAGGAGGCGCGCGCGGCGTTCCTCGAGGCCATCCACTTCGCCCACGAGCACGGGATGTTCGCCTACGAGCAGCGGGCGCGCGCGAGTCTGAGCGGGACGCACCAGGACTCGAAGCCGCACGAGAACCACTCCCACGGCTCCTGA
- a CDS encoding amidohydrolase: protein MKTLPLLPLCLAATLGLPAATHAATNPAPVLAGLDALYPELDGLYRDLHQHPELSLQEEKTAAKLAGRMRQLGFEVTQKVGGHGVVAVLRNGQGPTVLLRTDLDALPVEEKTGLPYASQVKMKDDAGQSVPVMHACGHDVHMTVWLGTATLLARAKERWRGTLVMVGQPAEERGSGAKRMLGDGLYKRFPKPDFALAVHNSATAAAGTVEYVPGYALASVDSIDITLHGKGGHGAYPHTTVDPIVLAARTILSLQTIVSREKSPLEPAVVTVGSIHGGTTHNIIPDAVKLQLTVRSYKPEVRQQLFTAIERVVNAEAQAAGAPRKPDIAIAEGTPATYNDPELTKRLAEALSRMLGAPNVNEGQPVMGGEDFSEYGLAGVPSVMLRVGTVEPKRHAQAKASGETLPSLHSPLFSPDRERTLRTGVTTLTTSALELLGAP from the coding sequence ATGAAAACACTCCCCCTCCTGCCGCTGTGCCTCGCCGCGACGCTCGGGCTCCCCGCAGCCACGCATGCCGCGACGAATCCCGCCCCCGTGCTCGCCGGCCTCGACGCGCTCTATCCCGAGTTGGATGGCCTCTACCGCGACCTGCACCAGCACCCCGAGCTGTCCCTCCAGGAAGAGAAGACGGCGGCGAAGCTGGCCGGGCGCATGCGCCAGCTCGGCTTCGAGGTGACGCAGAAGGTGGGCGGTCACGGAGTGGTGGCCGTGCTGCGCAATGGCCAGGGCCCCACCGTGCTGCTGCGCACCGACCTGGACGCCCTGCCCGTCGAGGAGAAGACGGGGCTGCCCTACGCCAGCCAGGTGAAGATGAAGGACGACGCGGGCCAGAGCGTGCCCGTCATGCATGCCTGCGGACATGACGTCCACATGACGGTCTGGCTGGGCACCGCCACGCTGCTCGCGCGCGCGAAGGAGCGCTGGCGCGGCACGCTCGTCATGGTGGGCCAACCCGCCGAGGAGCGCGGCAGCGGGGCGAAGCGGATGCTCGGCGACGGCCTCTACAAGCGCTTTCCCAAGCCCGACTTCGCCCTCGCCGTGCACAACAGCGCCACCGCCGCGGCGGGCACCGTCGAATACGTGCCCGGCTATGCCCTGGCGAGCGTGGATTCGATCGACATCACCCTGCACGGCAAGGGCGGCCATGGCGCCTATCCCCACACCACGGTGGACCCCATCGTGCTCGCCGCCCGCACCATCCTCTCGTTGCAGACCATCGTGAGCCGGGAGAAGTCTCCCCTGGAGCCCGCGGTGGTGACGGTGGGCTCCATCCACGGCGGCACCACGCACAACATCATCCCGGACGCCGTGAAGCTCCAGCTCACCGTGCGCAGCTACAAGCCCGAGGTGCGCCAGCAACTCTTCACCGCCATCGAGCGCGTGGTGAACGCCGAGGCCCAGGCCGCCGGCGCCCCGCGCAAGCCCGACATCGCCATCGCCGAGGGCACGCCCGCCACCTACAACGATCCCGAGCTGACGAAGCGGCTGGCGGAGGCCCTGTCGCGCATGCTCGGCGCCCCCAACGTGAACGAGGGCCAACCCGTCATGGGCGGCGAGGACTTCTCCGAGTACGGCCTGGCTGGCGTCCCCTCGGTGATGCTCCGAGTGGGCACGGTGGAACCCAAACGGCACGCGCAGGCCAAGGCTTCGGGCGAAACCCTTCCTTCCCTGCATTCGCCCCTCTTCTCGCCCGATCGCGAACGCACGCTGCGCACCGGCGTCACCACCTTGACCACGTCCGCCCTGGAGCTACTGGGCGCGCCGTAG
- a CDS encoding DoxX family protein, which yields MTRIFLYLMALLYIGAGINHFVHPDPYVRLMPPYIPYHRAMVLISGVFEIGLGLLLIPTVTRPYAAWGIIALLIAVFPANIQMAIDYHRQGNPHLWVALVRLPLQLPLIWWAWKYTARH from the coding sequence ATGACCCGCATCTTCTTGTACCTGATGGCATTGCTGTACATCGGTGCCGGCATCAACCACTTCGTCCATCCGGACCCGTATGTGCGGCTCATGCCCCCCTACATCCCCTATCACCGGGCGATGGTACTGATCAGCGGCGTCTTCGAGATTGGACTGGGCCTGTTGCTCATCCCCACCGTCACCCGGCCCTACGCCGCCTGGGGAATCATCGCGCTACTCATCGCCGTCTTCCCCGCCAACATCCAGATGGCGATCGATTACCACCGCCAGGGCAATCCCCACCTGTGGGTGGCCCTCGTCCGCCTGCCCTTGCAGCTTCCCCTCATCTGGTGGGCATGGAAGTACACCGCTCGTCACTGA
- a CDS encoding SulP family inorganic anion transporter, with protein sequence MQRAREKNALTREKSALTRARRLPAPRPLSRVLERQRPPPSEDGFGAEWRSVRRYLVDSWKDVVRFIPQDVLSGVTVAAVALPLNLALAVASGLPPSAGLIAGVVGGGIAAMMGGTPLQVTGPAAALSTMVFALVARFGVAGAAAAAMAVGCMQLLLSLGRAGRLMKYVPESVLAGFTTGVGIKLLDQQIPELLGFDYRVFELAQMMHRPEWLHEVSWLSTLSGLAVAFLVVAARHLKRFPAALVGVGIVTALASYLGWDIARVGEVPSSLPPPRLPDLQGRWLELFAAALPLGILAAAESLLSARVTDRMAPTSRPHQPTLELLGQGLANLGSGVMGGMPVTGVVVRSGVNVQSGGRTRLAAFLHSASLLFVMLYLSDQIAKVPLAGLAGLLCVVGLRLVEVGTLVHLWKEERVEAVAFLVTAGGTLSGHLVEGLTGGMVIHAVGAWMHRRRHKPHPSAPSVEQKQQGVRAVLSRAHAEARHPSHLEASPHSLGWLRHIKSRPLMSNSSFVHPQAAVIGRVVLGDHVHIAAGSSVRADEGTPFHIGANSNIQDGVVIHALKERKVVVGGEEWAVYVGKNVSMAHNALVHGPCYIGDDTFVGFKAVVHDAVVGSHCYIGIGAIVVGVEVPDGRFVPHGSIVDTAEKAERLPPVSEAHREFNEDVVDVNRGLAAAYRTQDGEVRQTTRPLTTHNNTEPKSGWTNWRRARDERF encoded by the coding sequence ATGCAACGAGCCCGTGAGAAGAATGCCCTGACGCGCGAGAAGAGTGCCCTGACGCGCGCCCGGCGCCTGCCCGCGCCAAGGCCCCTGTCGCGCGTCCTGGAGAGACAACGCCCCCCGCCCTCGGAGGACGGCTTCGGCGCCGAGTGGCGCTCGGTGCGCCGCTACCTGGTGGACTCCTGGAAGGACGTGGTGCGCTTCATTCCCCAGGACGTGCTGTCGGGTGTCACCGTGGCGGCGGTGGCGCTGCCGCTCAACCTGGCCCTGGCGGTGGCCAGCGGCCTGCCCCCCTCGGCGGGCCTCATCGCCGGCGTGGTGGGCGGCGGCATCGCGGCGATGATGGGTGGCACGCCCCTGCAGGTGACGGGCCCCGCCGCGGCGCTGTCCACCATGGTGTTCGCCCTGGTCGCCCGCTTCGGCGTGGCGGGTGCGGCGGCCGCCGCCATGGCCGTGGGCTGCATGCAGTTGTTGCTCTCCCTCGGACGCGCCGGCCGGCTGATGAAGTACGTACCTGAGTCGGTGCTCGCCGGCTTCACCACGGGCGTGGGCATCAAGCTGCTCGATCAACAGATTCCCGAGCTGCTCGGCTTCGACTACCGGGTGTTCGAGCTCGCGCAGATGATGCACCGGCCGGAGTGGCTGCACGAGGTGTCCTGGCTGTCGACGCTGTCGGGCCTCGCGGTGGCCTTCCTGGTGGTGGCCGCGCGGCACCTCAAGCGCTTCCCGGCGGCGCTGGTGGGCGTGGGCATCGTCACGGCGCTGGCCAGCTACCTCGGCTGGGACATCGCCCGCGTGGGCGAGGTCCCCTCCAGTCTCCCCCCGCCCCGGCTGCCGGACCTGCAGGGCCGGTGGCTGGAGTTGTTCGCCGCGGCCCTGCCGCTCGGCATCCTCGCCGCGGCCGAGTCGCTGCTGTCCGCGCGGGTCACCGACCGCATGGCGCCCACCTCCCGACCCCACCAGCCCACGCTGGAGCTGCTGGGCCAGGGCCTGGCCAACCTGGGCTCCGGAGTGATGGGCGGCATGCCCGTCACGGGCGTGGTGGTGCGCTCGGGTGTCAACGTGCAGAGCGGAGGCCGCACCCGCCTCGCCGCCTTCCTGCACTCCGCGTCCCTGCTCTTCGTGATGCTGTACCTGTCGGATCAGATCGCCAAGGTGCCGCTGGCGGGCCTGGCGGGGCTGCTCTGCGTGGTGGGCCTGCGCCTGGTGGAGGTGGGCACGCTCGTGCACCTGTGGAAGGAGGAGCGGGTGGAGGCGGTGGCCTTCCTCGTCACCGCGGGGGGCACGTTGAGCGGCCACCTGGTGGAGGGCCTCACGGGCGGCATGGTGATTCACGCGGTGGGGGCTTGGATGCACCGGCGTCGGCACAAGCCGCACCCGAGCGCGCCCTCCGTGGAGCAGAAGCAGCAGGGCGTGCGCGCGGTGCTCTCGCGGGCCCACGCCGAGGCGCGGCACCCGAGCCACCTGGAGGCCTCGCCGCACTCGCTCGGCTGGCTGCGGCACATCAAGTCCCGGCCCCTCATGTCGAACTCCTCGTTCGTCCACCCGCAGGCGGCGGTCATCGGCCGGGTGGTGCTCGGCGACCACGTGCACATCGCCGCGGGCAGCTCGGTGCGCGCGGACGAGGGCACGCCCTTCCACATCGGCGCCAACTCCAACATCCAGGACGGCGTGGTCATCCACGCCCTCAAGGAGCGCAAGGTGGTGGTGGGCGGCGAGGAGTGGGCGGTGTACGTGGGCAAGAACGTCTCCATGGCCCACAACGCCCTGGTGCACGGCCCCTGCTACATCGGGGATGACACCTTCGTGGGCTTCAAGGCGGTGGTGCACGACGCCGTCGTCGGCAGCCACTGCTACATCGGCATCGGCGCCATCGTGGTGGGCGTGGAGGTGCCGGACGGCAGGTTCGTCCCCCACGGCTCCATCGTGGACACCGCGGAGAAGGCCGAGCGCCTGCCGCCGGTGAGCGAGGCCCACCGCGAGTTCAACGAGGACGTGGTGGACGTCAACCGCGGCCTGGCCGCCGCCTACCGCACCCAGGACGGCGAGGTCCGGCAGACCACGCGTCCCCTGACAACCCACAACAACACCGAGCCCAAGTCCGGGTGGACGAACTGGCGGCGCGCCCGTGACGAGCGCTTCTGA
- a CDS encoding Dyp-type peroxidase — MALMKKQLDGHDIQAIVFAGYGDLPRARYAFLRVKHPEQAKAWLRELSEQVTTMKHLQRAKEKGQRKDHAVHVAFTEKGLAALGLPREVRESFLPEFVEGQTSAHRARALGDTGASAPDKWCFGGPARKGEEDKEIHLVLMLFTPGDEQHLEEMEALHARHRERYASGLGEVFVQDACLRRMDGEEGTQNGFKEAFGFRDGITQPTIEGTPAKPGQTPPIKAGEFILGYENAYGQLPSSPTVSAEQDSRGLLPSLEGSSRKDLGCNGTYLVLRKLRQDVESFERFLHEHSRDSVDPQGDAHRRELLAAKLMGRWRSGAPLSLCPQRDDKELGLDTTRNNDFLYGNDPHGLRCPVASHIRRSNPRDTLVPDSSKTSLKVSDRRQLIRRGRPYQDPDGEQGMVFVALNANIQRQFEFIQQSWMNNPKFGGLYDSRDPIAGNNHDPEVEGARAENYAVSIPAEPVRQRITGVPRFVHVRGGAYFFLPGIRALRFLAS, encoded by the coding sequence ATGGCTCTCATGAAGAAGCAGCTCGATGGGCATGATATCCAGGCGATTGTCTTCGCCGGCTACGGCGACCTGCCGCGCGCGCGCTACGCGTTCCTCCGGGTGAAGCATCCGGAGCAGGCCAAGGCCTGGCTGCGGGAGCTGTCCGAGCAGGTCACCACGATGAAGCACCTCCAGAGGGCCAAGGAGAAAGGCCAGCGGAAGGACCATGCGGTGCATGTGGCCTTCACCGAGAAGGGTCTGGCGGCGCTCGGGCTGCCTCGGGAGGTGCGCGAGTCCTTCCTGCCGGAGTTCGTCGAGGGACAGACCAGTGCCCACCGTGCTCGTGCCCTCGGCGACACGGGCGCGAGCGCGCCGGACAAGTGGTGCTTTGGCGGGCCGGCCCGGAAGGGCGAGGAGGACAAGGAAATCCACCTCGTCCTCATGCTCTTCACCCCCGGGGACGAGCAGCACCTGGAAGAGATGGAAGCCCTCCACGCGCGCCACCGCGAGCGCTATGCCTCCGGACTGGGCGAGGTGTTCGTCCAGGACGCGTGCCTGCGGAGGATGGACGGCGAGGAGGGCACCCAGAACGGCTTCAAGGAGGCGTTTGGCTTCCGGGATGGCATCACCCAGCCCACCATCGAGGGCACTCCAGCGAAGCCCGGACAGACACCGCCCATCAAGGCGGGAGAATTCATCCTCGGCTACGAGAACGCATACGGGCAGCTGCCCTCCTCTCCCACCGTGTCCGCGGAGCAGGATTCGCGCGGGCTCCTCCCCTCGCTCGAAGGCTCGTCCCGGAAGGACCTGGGATGCAATGGCACCTACCTGGTGCTGCGCAAGCTGCGGCAGGACGTCGAGTCCTTCGAGCGTTTCCTGCACGAGCACTCGCGGGATTCCGTGGACCCCCAAGGCGATGCCCATCGGCGCGAGTTGCTGGCCGCGAAGCTGATGGGGCGTTGGCGCAGCGGTGCACCGCTCTCCCTGTGCCCACAACGGGATGACAAGGAACTCGGACTGGACACCACGCGCAACAACGACTTCCTGTATGGGAATGACCCGCATGGGCTGCGCTGCCCCGTGGCCTCGCACATCCGCCGGAGCAACCCCCGCGACACGCTCGTGCCGGATTCGAGCAAGACGTCGCTGAAGGTCTCGGACCGTCGGCAGCTCATCCGGCGGGGCCGGCCCTACCAGGACCCCGATGGTGAGCAGGGCATGGTGTTCGTCGCGCTCAACGCGAACATCCAGCGCCAGTTCGAATTCATCCAACAGAGTTGGATGAACAACCCCAAGTTCGGAGGGCTCTACGACAGCAGGGATCCCATCGCCGGAAACAACCACGACCCCGAGGTGGAGGGTGCTCGCGCGGAGAACTACGCGGTGAGCATCCCCGCCGAGCCCGTGCGCCAGCGCATCACCGGCGTGCCCCGCTTCGTCCACGTCCGGGGGGGTGCCTACTTCTTCCTGCCAGGAATCCGAGCCCTCCGCTTCCTGGCTTCGTGA